From the genome of Chitinivorax sp. B:
ACCACTGGCTTGGCCTGATAAATCAATTTAAAGACATAAAACACATGGAAATGGTGAATTGGTTGAAAACCGAACATAACATGGGTCATGGTCACGCCAACGCCATCGTTGCACATTATTTCGCCACTGCGAAAAAATAACGGCGAAGCAACAGCAATTGATTCGGCCTATTTGTGAGGCCCGTATCTCGACAATCAAGGAGACAGCATGTCCCGGCTTCGTGTTGAGAGTTTCACCGTTTCACTCGATGGCTACGGTGCAGGGCCAGATCAAAGTATCGATAACCCGCTGGGTATAGGAGGAACTGCCCTCCACCAATGGGCCTTCACGACTCAGACATTTCAGCAGCGCGTGCTCGGCAGTGAAGGTGGAACAACTGGTATCGACAATGATTTCGCCATCCGCGGGTTTCACAATATTGGTGCCTGGATACTAGGTCGCAATATGTTCGGCCCCATCCGCGGGCCATGGCTGGACGATGACTGGCGTGGCTGGTGGGGCGACAATCCACCGTATCATGTGCCAGTCTTTGTGTTGACACACTATCCACGCGCGCCCATTACCATGGATGGCGGTACCATATTCTATTTTGTGACCGATGGTATCCATGCCGCACTGGAGCAAGCCAAACAGGCTGCAAACGGCTTGGATGTACGCCTTGGCGGCGGTATCGCTACCATTCAGCAGTATCTGCGTGCACGCTTGGTTGACGAAATGCACCTCGCCATTGCACCTGTACTGCTTGGCCGTGGGGAAAACCTATTTGGCGACATTGACATACCATCGCTTGGGTATCGGTGTATTGAACACGTTGCCACACCACATACCACGCATATCCTCATTGGTAGAGCCCTGTAGCAATCTGTCACCCAGCGGGCTGTTTCATCAAATCTGTTGAATCGCTGGTTCATCATCAAGCCAGTAGCACAGTCAGCGACTATGACACATGAAAAGGAGAAGAAATCATGGCTTCAACCACCATTCGGCTTCATCGTGTACTTCGCGCCCCGCCAGAGCGCGTCTATCGTGCCTTCCTTGATGCCGAAGCAATGGTCAAATGGCTGCCACCCAACGGCTTTACTGGCAAGATCCATCATCTGGATGCCAAAGTAGGCGGCACTTACAAGATGTCATTTACCAACTTCACTACTGGTCAATGTCACTCTTTCGGCGGCACTTATCTTGAATTGGTTCCTGGTGAACTCATCCGCTATTCCGATCAATTCGACGACCCTAATTTACCCGGCCAGATGCACGCGATGATTTCCTTGAAAAAGGTGTCTTGCGGCACCGAACTGAGCATCGTGCAGGAAGGGGTTCCCGACATCATCCCGGCGGAATCGTGTTACGTTGGCTGGCAGGAATCGCTCACACTGCTTGCCAAGCTGGTCGAGGCTGAAATTCACGAGTAAAAGTTAGACCTAGGCACTGTTGGCCTCAGCGACAACCCAGTGAATAGACAAGGCCAGGCAGACATGACCACGACCCATTGCCCTGTTTGCCCTGACATCGCCTCAACAGTACCTAGCGCAACCAATCAATATGCATTAAGAGCCGCTAACAAAAACCAGCGAAGTGGTTCTGGTTAGGCGTGCAAATGAAGGCAGTACGAGAGTACGACAAGTTTGCACAACAACCACAGAAGGGTTTTGTTAGCGGCTCTAAGCAACCACCAACCCGGGGAGTCCACGATGAAGCTGACTGTCAGTCGACGCAACGTGCAGATAGCAGGTATCTCACTGTTAGTCTCCGCTTTACCCGCTCACGCCTATGACATCCCGCCCCCGCCACCGGCAATGTATCAGGGTCTGATCCTGCCGCTGTTCCCGAACGGTAATACTATTCCGTTTTCAGGGCAGTCAGGCTCAAGCGAAAGGCGCAGTAAGAGTAGTGTTGACAACATCACCCGCGCCAATGGCAAAACACAGGCGGAAGCCAATGCACGTGAGTTGGCCATGGCGTTACCCGTTTCGCAGCGTGAGCAGATGAAACAAGTCTACCTTCAAGCCTTCGACAGCTATCGACAACTTGAACGAAAGCTGGGGCTACCCGCCAACGATGTTGCCGGTGCGACTGCAGCCTTCATCGCGGGTAACTACATGGCATTTCGCAATGTGGAAGTACCCGACGCGAGTTTTCACCAAATGGTCACGCAGTTGCGTGGCGCACTCACGCAAAGCCAGGGTTATATCAACCTGTCCGCTACAAACAAGCGCCAACTCTACGAGCAATCTGCCATGGTGGGCACGTTCATGGCCGTGGCACGCTTGTCGTTACA
Proteins encoded in this window:
- a CDS encoding dihydrofolate reductase family protein: MSRLRVESFTVSLDGYGAGPDQSIDNPLGIGGTALHQWAFTTQTFQQRVLGSEGGTTGIDNDFAIRGFHNIGAWILGRNMFGPIRGPWLDDDWRGWWGDNPPYHVPVFVLTHYPRAPITMDGGTIFYFVTDGIHAALEQAKQAANGLDVRLGGGIATIQQYLRARLVDEMHLAIAPVLLGRGENLFGDIDIPSLGYRCIEHVATPHTTHILIGRAL
- a CDS encoding SRPBCC family protein; translated protein: MASTTIRLHRVLRAPPERVYRAFLDAEAMVKWLPPNGFTGKIHHLDAKVGGTYKMSFTNFTTGQCHSFGGTYLELVPGELIRYSDQFDDPNLPGQMHAMISLKKVSCGTELSIVQEGVPDIIPAESCYVGWQESLTLLAKLVEAEIHE
- a CDS encoding DUF4287 domain-containing protein, which codes for MTTLEKIKGPASYFPSIEKKYGKPIDHWLGLINQFKDIKHMEMVNWLKTEHNMGHGHANAIVAHYFATAKK
- a CDS encoding DUF6683 family protein codes for the protein MKLTVSRRNVQIAGISLLVSALPAHAYDIPPPPPAMYQGLILPLFPNGNTIPFSGQSGSSERRSKSSVDNITRANGKTQAEANARELAMALPVSQREQMKQVYLQAFDSYRQLERKLGLPANDVAGATAAFIAGNYMAFRNVEVPDASFHQMVTQLRGALTQSQGYINLSATNKRQLYEQSAMVGTFMAVARLSLQQKPNPTLEQNFRETARTNLEAALKVPAEHVRIDEKGLHLGQN